A genomic window from uncultured Umboniibacter sp. includes:
- a CDS encoding cell division protein ZapA, producing the protein MASSNTIQFTFLEREYEFNCPSEQREKLTQAAEKLNQRMTEIHQNTTASRESVMLMAALNLSFELETANQSGALRQVDDNQTLASSLPNSAERTETERAALVEIAERLHSLSSMIGDID; encoded by the coding sequence GTGGCCTCTAGCAACACCATTCAATTTACTTTTTTAGAGCGCGAGTACGAATTCAACTGCCCTAGCGAGCAACGAGAAAAGTTAACTCAGGCGGCTGAAAAACTTAATCAACGAATGACCGAGATTCATCAGAATACCACTGCCTCGCGCGAGTCTGTAATGCTGATGGCTGCACTGAATTTAAGCTTTGAGTTGGAAACAGCAAACCAATCTGGTGCGCTTAGGCAGGTTGATGACAACCAGACCTTAGCATCTAGTCTCCCCAATTCCGCTGAACGAACTGAGACCGAGCGCGCAGCCTTGGTTGAAATCGCCGAAAGACTGCATTCTTTGTCTTCCATGATTGGTGATATAGACTAA